A single genomic interval of Gemmatimonas sp. UBA7669 harbors:
- a CDS encoding MIP/aquaporin family protein has protein sequence MPATAFGEFLGTLVLILLGNGVVAGVLLERSKAQGAGWMVITTGWAVAVLCGVLVALACGAPGELNPAVTLANVMLGTRTTADALAHVAAQFGGALVGSALVWMHYLPHWALTKDADAIRSCYCNTPAVRTTGPNLISEIIGTAVLVLVAMAIGSSGASGTTPASNFGPALVAALVWGIGLSLGGPTGYAINPARDLGPRIAHALLPIANKGPSDWSYAWIPVVGPLLGGALGAIVWASRLG, from the coding sequence ATGCCCGCCACCGCCTTCGGTGAATTCCTTGGCACGCTGGTGCTCATCCTGCTCGGCAATGGTGTGGTGGCAGGCGTGCTGCTGGAGCGCTCGAAGGCGCAGGGGGCGGGCTGGATGGTCATTACCACCGGTTGGGCCGTCGCGGTGCTTTGCGGCGTCTTGGTGGCGCTGGCCTGCGGGGCACCCGGTGAGCTCAATCCGGCGGTAACACTGGCCAATGTCATGCTCGGCACGCGCACAACGGCCGATGCCCTCGCGCATGTCGCGGCGCAGTTTGGCGGCGCACTGGTGGGCAGCGCACTGGTCTGGATGCACTACCTGCCACACTGGGCGCTCACGAAGGACGCCGACGCCATCCGCTCCTGCTACTGCAACACGCCGGCAGTTCGCACGACGGGTCCCAATCTCATCAGCGAGATCATCGGCACGGCGGTGCTCGTGCTGGTGGCCATGGCCATCGGCTCCTCCGGCGCCTCGGGTACAACGCCCGCCTCCAACTTCGGTCCGGCGCTCGTGGCGGCATTGGTGTGGGGCATCGGCCTCTCGCTGGGTGGTCCCACCGGCTACGCCATCAACCCGGCGCGCGACCTGGGACCGCGTATTGCCCACGCGTTGCTGCCCATTGCCAACAAGGGACCCAGCGACTGGAGCTATGCCTGGATTCCCGTGGTTGGTCCGCTGCTTGGTGGTGCGCTCGGCGCAATCGTGTGGGCGTCTCGTTTGGGTTAA
- a CDS encoding tRNA guanosine(34) transglycosylase Tgt translates to MSETATPDGFRFEVSASPLGESQRGARSGRFFTPHGVVETPAFMPVGTHASVRGLAMPELVAAGARMVLANAYHLYLRPGDEMVRALGGVHAFARWDGPMLTDSGGYQVFSLSRYRQVDETGVTFKNKLDGSMHHYTPERVMQIERNIGADVIMQLDELIAGGADHDASRAAMERSLRWLDRCRAEFDRISREGRAPAREFVVPDGAPPLATHDPARDLVAPEQALFPIVQGGTYADLRKASIAGILQSGDWHGIAVGGLSVGEAKSAMYDTFDTCSPLLPWDKPRYLMGVGFPDDLLEAVSRGMDLFDCVAPTRMGRHGTVFTPTGKVQVQKSSYRTDRRPLVESCTCPACTQYDRAYLRHLMVTEEPLGPRLLALHNLTFLLDLMREARVQLALGSYASWSAAWLARYRSRGA, encoded by the coding sequence GTGAGCGAGACGGCTACGCCCGACGGTTTTCGCTTTGAAGTGAGCGCGTCGCCGCTCGGCGAATCGCAGCGTGGTGCGCGCAGTGGACGATTCTTCACACCCCACGGTGTGGTGGAGACGCCGGCCTTCATGCCGGTGGGCACCCATGCCTCGGTGCGTGGGCTCGCCATGCCGGAGCTCGTGGCGGCGGGCGCACGCATGGTGCTGGCCAATGCCTATCACCTCTATCTGCGTCCGGGCGACGAGATGGTGCGCGCCCTGGGGGGTGTGCATGCCTTCGCGCGATGGGACGGGCCCATGCTCACCGACAGCGGCGGCTATCAGGTGTTCTCCCTGTCACGCTATCGGCAGGTCGACGAAACCGGCGTGACGTTCAAGAACAAGCTCGACGGCTCGATGCATCACTACACGCCGGAACGTGTGATGCAGATCGAGCGCAACATCGGCGCCGATGTCATCATGCAGCTAGACGAGCTCATCGCCGGGGGCGCCGATCATGACGCGTCGCGCGCGGCCATGGAGCGCAGTCTACGCTGGCTCGATCGCTGTCGCGCGGAGTTCGATCGCATTTCGCGCGAGGGCCGGGCGCCAGCGCGCGAGTTCGTGGTGCCCGATGGTGCGCCGCCGCTGGCCACGCACGACCCGGCCCGCGATCTCGTTGCACCCGAGCAGGCGCTCTTTCCCATTGTGCAGGGCGGCACATATGCCGACCTGCGCAAGGCCAGCATTGCCGGCATTCTGCAGTCGGGCGACTGGCACGGCATCGCGGTGGGCGGTCTATCGGTGGGCGAAGCCAAGTCGGCCATGTACGACACCTTCGACACCTGCTCTCCGCTGCTGCCTTGGGACAAGCCCCGCTATCTCATGGGCGTAGGCTTCCCGGACGACCTGCTTGAAGCGGTCTCCCGGGGCATGGACCTGTTTGACTGCGTGGCCCCCACGCGCATGGGGCGGCACGGCACGGTATTCACGCCCACGGGCAAGGTGCAGGTACAGAAGAGCAGCTATCGTACCGATCGGCGCCCGCTCGTTGAGAGCTGCACCTGTCCGGCCTGCACGCAGTACGACCGCGCCTACCTGCGCCACCTCATGGTAACCGAGGAACCGCTCGGGCCGCGGCTGCTCGCGCTGCACAATCTGACGTTTCTGCTCGACCTCATGCGCGAGGCACGCGTGCAACTGGCGCTCGGTTCGTATGCCTCATGGAGCGCGGCGTGGCTGGCCCGGTATCGGAGTCGCGGGGCCTGA
- a CDS encoding HD domain-containing protein, whose translation MSDHDRRRVDALMQDLPGLLAFLRAAESLKHTTRTSWTSTGVHETVAAHTWRLCLMALVLAPYLPGIDLGRLLRICLVHDLGEAISGDISAVLQVGAPSKAEQERADLEQLTAPLPASLRAEFLSLWDEYEQAATPEARTAKGLDKLETILQHNQGAMPQGFDFRFNLQYGAQYTQHDPVLQALRAVLDAETEARAVASDDVSGGTT comes from the coding sequence ATGTCTGACCACGATCGCCGTCGCGTTGACGCGTTGATGCAGGACCTGCCCGGCCTGCTGGCGTTTCTCCGCGCCGCCGAGTCGCTCAAGCACACCACCCGCACCTCGTGGACCAGCACCGGTGTGCACGAAACCGTGGCCGCGCACACCTGGCGGCTCTGTCTCATGGCCCTCGTGCTCGCGCCCTATCTGCCTGGCATCGACCTTGGCCGATTGCTGCGCATCTGTCTCGTTCACGACTTGGGTGAAGCCATCAGCGGCGACATCTCGGCGGTTTTGCAGGTGGGTGCGCCCAGCAAGGCTGAGCAGGAGCGTGCCGATCTCGAACAGTTGACGGCCCCACTGCCGGCGTCGCTGCGCGCAGAGTTCCTCTCGCTCTGGGACGAGTACGAGCAGGCCGCCACACCGGAGGCGCGCACGGCCAAAGGGCTCGACAAGCTCGAGACCATCCTGCAGCACAATCAGGGAGCCATGCCACAAGGCTTCGACTTCCGCTTCAACCTCCAGTACGGCGCGCAGTACACGCAGCACGATCCGGTCTTGCAGGCCCTGCGTGCGGTGCTCGATGCCGAGACCGAGGCGCGGGCGGTGGCATCAGATGATGTGTCGGGCGGAACGACGTGA
- a CDS encoding YqaA family protein, whose product MYSGSVVTRVHARLQHLADSGRGATVVFGWGLLQGCVFPGLADLFFLPLALSRPERAYRLALVATAGTVIGSVLLFWLGAEALTLLQGPLARMVGMTPAALDAARAQLATHGAWLIFASTMSPVSTKLTSIASGAVGVSFVSFVGALLAGRLLRTFVLAWLVRNGGAHLVNRWMARRHLEAHTHAQTHTHTTDASRTPPAP is encoded by the coding sequence ATGTACTCCGGCTCCGTCGTCACGCGTGTCCACGCGCGCCTGCAGCATCTGGCCGACAGCGGACGCGGCGCGACCGTGGTGTTCGGCTGGGGCCTGCTGCAGGGCTGCGTGTTTCCCGGCCTCGCGGACCTATTCTTTCTGCCGCTGGCGCTCTCTCGGCCGGAGCGTGCCTATCGTCTGGCGCTCGTGGCCACCGCCGGCACAGTCATTGGCAGTGTGCTGCTGTTTTGGCTCGGAGCAGAGGCGCTCACGCTGCTGCAAGGTCCGCTCGCACGCATGGTGGGCATGACGCCGGCTGCGCTCGACGCGGCCCGCGCGCAGCTCGCCACTCACGGCGCCTGGCTGATTTTTGCGAGCACCATGAGCCCGGTGTCCACCAAGCTCACCAGCATTGCCTCGGGTGCGGTGGGCGTGTCCTTCGTGAGTTTCGTGGGCGCGCTGCTGGCAGGCCGTCTGCTGCGCACTTTCGTGTTGGCTTGGCTGGTGCGCAACGGCGGCGCGCATCTCGTCAACCGCTGGATGGCTCGGCGTCATCTCGAGGCGCATACCCATGCGCAAACGCACACGCACACTACAGATGCGTCGCGCACACCGCCTGCCCCGTAA
- a CDS encoding phosphodiester glycosidase family protein, translating into MPAASRSTTNHRPTRRHARRLALLLVGAAALTSCAGLRTRTPDGTATLPAHIDALRASGQVDSVVAPLQVAEGALAYTLVQNAGPWRSSVLELDLRCTGLVASKGAESAVGRRTTSALLAAQPAAARAIAAINADFFLFAPPGVPTNAHIEHGRVLAGPDSKPVLWVDGRGAVHTDTLRTRGLLRTPSGSLSLNAWNRPALRSMGIVDARWGVPLDTAVRRRVYRLNPVGKPVDGHATRRGRYVLARGTARDTLVFGDTLLLHVVPGTTWAVQEGDTLSLDIAVQRLGDSVPAGVVHAVSGRPILLRDSTLTADVHSEGNAGFRGPNPRSAFGLSRDGRRAWLVVIDGRQPARSAGTSLEQTGALLRMLGANSAINLDGGGSSALVVRDPATGAGQLRNRPSDPSERPVGNALVVTSRCGR; encoded by the coding sequence ATGCCCGCTGCATCCCGGTCAACGACCAACCATCGCCCCACTCGGCGCCATGCCCGTCGCCTCGCGCTACTGCTGGTTGGTGCCGCAGCACTGACGTCCTGCGCCGGACTGCGCACCCGCACGCCTGACGGAACGGCCACGCTACCGGCGCATATCGATGCCCTGCGAGCGAGCGGACAGGTGGACAGCGTGGTGGCGCCGCTACAGGTCGCGGAGGGGGCGCTGGCGTACACGCTGGTGCAGAACGCCGGGCCATGGCGGAGCAGTGTGCTGGAGCTCGACCTGCGTTGCACGGGGCTCGTGGCCAGCAAGGGCGCAGAATCGGCCGTGGGGCGCCGTACCACCTCCGCGCTGCTTGCGGCGCAACCGGCGGCGGCACGTGCCATCGCCGCCATCAACGCCGACTTTTTTCTCTTTGCGCCACCCGGCGTGCCCACCAACGCGCACATCGAACATGGGCGGGTGCTGGCCGGGCCGGACAGCAAGCCGGTGCTGTGGGTGGATGGTAGGGGGGCGGTGCACACGGACACACTGCGCACACGCGGCTTGCTGCGCACGCCGAGTGGCAGTCTGTCGCTCAACGCGTGGAACAGACCGGCGCTGCGCAGCATGGGGATTGTGGACGCGCGTTGGGGCGTGCCGCTCGACACCGCGGTGCGCCGCCGGGTCTATCGCCTCAATCCTGTTGGCAAGCCGGTAGACGGGCATGCCACGCGACGCGGCCGCTATGTATTGGCCCGTGGCACGGCGCGTGACACGCTGGTCTTTGGCGACACGCTCTTGCTGCACGTCGTTCCAGGAACCACCTGGGCGGTGCAGGAGGGCGATACGCTGAGCCTCGACATTGCGGTGCAGCGACTTGGTGATTCCGTACCGGCGGGTGTGGTGCATGCCGTATCGGGTCGCCCCATTCTGCTGCGCGACAGCACGCTCACGGCCGATGTCCACAGCGAAGGCAACGCCGGCTTCCGCGGGCCCAATCCGCGCTCGGCGTTTGGTCTCAGCCGCGACGGGCGCCGCGCCTGGCTGGTGGTGATCGACGGGCGTCAGCCTGCCCGCAGTGCTGGCACGTCGCTGGAGCAGACAGGCGCGCTGTTGCGTATGCTCGGCGCGAACTCGGCCATCAATCTCGACGGCGGTGGTTCGAGTGCCCTTGTAGTGCGCGACCCTGCGACCGGTGCCGGGCAATTGCGCAACCGGCCGTCCGATCCCTCGGAGCGGCCGGTGGGCAATGCGCTGGTGGTCACGTCGCGCTGCGGCCGCTGA
- a CDS encoding YciI family protein: MYALAILRYRRPFEEVAPHVDAHRAYLRELKAQGLLIASGPFDPRAGGGLLLRVPDDDVIGTLDRIRDGDPFSRLSLAQYELLPWAPVIGKEELDRL, encoded by the coding sequence ATGTACGCACTCGCCATCCTCCGCTATCGCCGCCCGTTCGAAGAAGTCGCGCCGCATGTGGACGCGCACCGGGCCTATCTTCGCGAGCTCAAGGCTCAGGGCCTGCTCATTGCTTCAGGCCCCTTTGATCCGCGCGCCGGCGGCGGGTTGCTGCTTCGTGTGCCCGACGACGATGTGATCGGCACGCTCGATCGCATTCGCGATGGCGACCCGTTCAGCAGGCTCTCGCTGGCCCAGTACGAGCTGCTGCCCTGGGCCCCGGTCATCGGCAAGGAAGAGCTCGACCGGCTCTAG
- a CDS encoding carboxypeptidase-like regulatory domain-containing protein, producing MRAQIALVAFGLILGANPRILDAQPEHAGVTVAGIVLVDSLERPIAGAEVELVGTPYRTRSDSAGAFSLRSVPVGAYRLQLRAVGYAPLVLDVQLTAEGLEGVEALLRPVAQELERVRIRASLTPTARHLIDFENRRKFGIGSFLDSTRLWAYGGPQAWYRAITAEVPGMRAMAYGGSLALARGSRGPTSLSKPMPAGDNGDQRRGAQKACYLRVIIDGQIRYNTNVGETLFDVSTYDGPPIVAAEVYTTAQLPAEFNRMSDYSCGAIVLWTKR from the coding sequence ATGCGCGCACAGATTGCGCTGGTGGCATTCGGCCTGATACTTGGTGCAAATCCACGAATCCTCGATGCACAGCCTGAGCATGCAGGCGTCACGGTAGCCGGCATCGTGCTGGTGGATTCGCTCGAGCGGCCCATTGCCGGGGCCGAGGTCGAGCTGGTCGGCACCCCATATCGCACACGCTCCGACTCGGCCGGCGCATTCAGTCTTCGAAGCGTACCGGTGGGCGCCTATCGTCTGCAACTGCGTGCCGTAGGCTACGCGCCGCTGGTGCTGGACGTGCAACTGACCGCGGAGGGCCTCGAAGGCGTTGAGGCGCTGCTGCGGCCGGTGGCGCAGGAACTCGAGCGCGTGCGCATTCGCGCCAGTCTCACACCGACGGCACGTCATCTCATTGACTTCGAGAACAGGCGCAAGTTCGGTATTGGCTCGTTTCTCGATTCGACGCGTTTGTGGGCCTACGGTGGGCCGCAAGCCTGGTACCGAGCCATAACGGCGGAAGTCCCGGGCATGCGTGCCATGGCCTATGGTGGCAGTCTGGCGCTCGCGCGGGGCAGTCGTGGACCAACGAGCCTCTCGAAACCCATGCCCGCTGGAGACAACGGGGACCAAAGGCGGGGCGCACAAAAGGCATGCTACCTGCGTGTGATCATCGACGGCCAGATCCGCTACAACACCAATGTGGGTGAAACCCTGTTCGATGTGAGCACCTACGACGGCCCGCCCATCGTCGCGGCCGAGGTATACACCACAGCGCAGCTCCCCGCCGAGTTCAATCGGATGTCGGACTATTCCTGCGGCGCCATTGTGCTCTGGACAAAACGCTGA
- a CDS encoding carboxypeptidase-like regulatory domain-containing protein translates to MSTWCRLIVLTALVAGTRPDILRAQRATDGVTVSGIVLVDSLERPIAGAEVELVGTPYRTRSDSAGAFSLRSVPVGAYRLQLRAVGYAPLVLDVQLTAEGLDGVEALLRPVAQELERVRIRASLTPTARHLIDFENRRKVGIGKFLDSTRLWAYGGPREWATAIVAEVPGVRSMGYGSSKALATGSRGPTSFRNLPNGDVMDARRGARGACYMRVFVDGMLRYNSRAGETLFDVTNFDGPPIVAAEVYAPAQLPAEFNRLSDASCGAILLWTKR, encoded by the coding sequence ATGAGCACGTGGTGCCGATTGATCGTGCTGACCGCCCTCGTAGCAGGGACACGCCCGGACATCCTGAGAGCTCAGCGCGCGACCGATGGTGTCACGGTGTCCGGCATCGTGCTGGTGGATTCGCTCGAGCGGCCCATTGCCGGGGCCGAGGTGGAGCTGGTCGGCACCCCATATCGCACACGTTCCGACTCGGCCGGCGCGTTCAGCCTGCGAAGCGTGCCGGTGGGCGCCTATCGCTTGCAACTGCGTGCCGTAGGCTACGCGCCGCTGGTGCTGGACGTGCAACTGACCGCGGAGGGCCTCGACGGCGTTGAGGCGCTGCTGCGGCCGGTGGCGCAGGAACTTGAACGCGTGCGCATCCGAGCCAGTCTCACACCGACGGCACGTCATCTCATTGACTTCGAGAACCGGCGCAAGGTCGGCATTGGCAAGTTTCTCGATTCGACCAGACTGTGGGCATACGGGGGACCACGCGAATGGGCCACGGCGATTGTGGCGGAGGTACCCGGCGTGCGTTCCATGGGATACGGCAGCAGCAAGGCTCTGGCGACGGGATCACGCGGCCCAACCAGCTTTCGAAACCTTCCGAATGGCGACGTGATGGACGCCAGGCGCGGCGCACGAGGAGCATGTTACATGCGGGTCTTCGTCGATGGCATGCTCCGCTACAACAGCAGGGCGGGAGAAACCCTGTTCGACGTAACCAACTTTGACGGACCGCCGATCGTGGCCGCCGAGGTGTACGCGCCAGCGCAGCTCCCTGCCGAATTCAATCGCCTCAGTGACGCGTCCTGCGGGGCGATTCTCTTGTGGACCAAACGTTAG